GTTTACAACTAACATAACATGTAGTAATAGAAGAACACAATGAATAAAATGGAAAACACAAGCCGCATTTTAAGACAGAATGAGATTAATATCGAGTGGCTTCTGTGGCGGAAACTGGAAATGGGACGGTTTAGAAAGATCTAACCTTTTTAAACTCTAAAGCGAGAAGCATACGCTTGTGCATAAAAATGTCacaaatacatttgaaataatataCTATTGCGATCTAGGTCTAGGAGCTCTAAATCCAAACTTCCCGGCCGATGTACCTTACTGGCTCCGTTACACATACTTACCTCATCAACCGACCAGCTGGTGAAAACATGAAGTATATAAACCAGTTGTCAAGGGCTTTATCTTATTGCAAAAGTTTCTACCAAAGACATTAATGAATATAAAGGACTATCCAGTTATATATTATGACGGCTTTTATCGCTACACACCCTTCAAACCTCAGACCTACTTGACGAAAAGGGTCGATGGAGCGCCTTCGTCAGATATTGGTTTATGAAAAGATTTCAATATTCGAGTGATCTGAGTCGCCGATAATAGACTGCCAGTCTATTTCTTCTGCCTATATACTGACACATTGTAATGGCCATATTGCATTGTTGAACGAGTTATAGATATATGTCGTGTATATGCGGATATGCAAAATGATTATTAATACAAACTGGCATTGGTAAAAATATCGACCAATTTGTTTGACATTTGTAACGCCTAAATTTAGTATTCATCGATTCAAAACAACACTAGCAGCTCTCTCATGTTTGTTGGGAAATATGTGCCGGTAACCCCAgaagtgtttttttttgtcagaTAGATCGTATTCACTTGTGACTCATTGGAGCAAATAACACATTTCTGCAAACTCAACCGAGATtggatttcaaattttagtcATACAGTATTACAAATTAAATGCCTACAGCAAAATATCCTCAAATGAGGAATTGATCGTCAATGCTAACAACATTGCACTTCATTGGCTAACGCTAAGGGCTCAACAAAGGAATGGTTAAAACAGGAATCTTTATGGTTTAATGAGCTTGCTAAAAAGGTGGCGTAAGCAGTAAGCacatacaaaatgaaaattgagaATTTTTCACCTCCTTGTCGTTCTGGTTCTTGGTCCCATACTCAGTACGATAATTTATTCTTTGGAAAGTTATTCGGACATTTAATCTAGCATTACGGTAACTTTGTTTGGCTTCGGTTAACTTAAGAAGACTTGTTTTAGCACGGTTGGTCACCTTACAATTCAATTATAGTAATTTCTTTTGCAATTTTATCACAAAGGCCTTCAAAGTAAATATTGCTGCGGGCACAATAAATTACGCAAAATACCGTAAAATTGGTAGCGCGTGTACTTTCTTTAGGGATTGTGTTGGAACAATTTAATTTTCCGCTTGTAAAGTCGACTTAATCTTATCAAATCGTAAATTTAACGTGAAATATTCGTGTATTTATACACTTTAAATATACTATATATTAGCTAAAGTCTATGAATTACCGTAGTTTTTTTGGGTATATTTTCAGAATACTTTTTAATATAGTTGAGAATACCGGTTCTCaaataaattttccttttttcattttcacaGTCGATGATTTGACTTCAAAACCAAGATAGATTCTCATTAATATTTAATGGTAGTTACATGAACGTCTGACTGAGGGTCTGTAAATCGGACCAATCCGAATAAATTGTTATAAATTATTAACGGCCAAACAGACGTTACTTCAAGAAAGGTTTGACAAtagatttgaaatttgtttagGCATATCTGTACTGTCTATCACGACGTTAAGGTTTTTGTAGCCCATATCTACATAGGAATTTATTCGAAGCTACACAAACCCCCAGTATAACACTCGAGCAAATGAATAGCGCCATTAATGTGTAGATACTCGATCtacaaaactttcaacttttTGGCTatgttgatttattttttttatattgttatgaaaatatAGCCTATCCGTTCAACTACCctaccaattgctttgaaattttcagtggtttaaAGATTGCATTTCCCGCCTCTATGGGATCCTTTTTGTTTcagatgacgtcatcaaaattaaaaattgctcaTCTTGAGGCGGCTCCGCTTTCGAGTAAGTTGTCAATTAGAAGGATGGTGTGGACAAAAACATATTTTGCTTTCGTCAAAGTCAGAtccgaaaaaaatattatatatcgactgtcataaattatttttaaaattcaattaaaGGCTAGTACCTTGTATTTGAACTGAACATTCACAGCGCTGACATAAAAATATAGAGAGTATTGATCAATTATGACTTGAAGCCAAAATCAAAAAGTTCAACTCGTGCGCACATTGTGTTATTATAATCAACACTTCATTTAAATATAATCTATAATGAATAACTTAAGAAATATTTAACATCAGTCTTTTTATATGTCTGGTCAAAATCATTATAAAGTAATGCGTATGCCTTGATTAGATAAAACTTGAACTATTGAACTGTTGTTTgttgattgattttattacttAAGAACTAAAGTAGGCTGATGGAATTTAACTCGTTAGCTCTTTAAGGCTACGAACAGAAGCATCCTTACCAACCAACAATGATTTGGGCGCACGGAATTATTCTGGGTTGGAAAGCCAGGACAgcataatcatttttattcatgcaTCACACTTTCAAGAATGTTATTCTCTAATGTTTAGTCTGACTCAAAATTTTCCAGACAGGCTGTTAGACAGACTACAACAGATCTACGTGTCAAGGCCCTAGacaacaaactcaatacgttCAAAATTGCAATTTAAGATTAATATGATTCCTAATTATAATGTACACATTCTACAGCATTAAAAAAATCTTCTTACCATATAAAAATCCAAAAGTAATTCCGATTGCTGCTAGAACGCACAAAGCAGAAGCAGTACTTCTCCAACTAGATTTAACGCCACTCGTCATATTTGCCTGTTATTTATCTAACGTAATTAGAATAAAATGTCTGCGAAATGTATCgaatataaaacaaacataGAGTATTGAATTTCAATTTCTAACGCAGTCGCctatttttgattcaaattcgCAAGGCAGTTCTTGAAATAATGACAGCACTGTaattgaaaattccaagttcGACAAGAGATCTGCGGTGGATAAACGTCTTATTAGTGAGGTATCGATCAGTTTATATTGAATCTTGACTATGTGGTATttcttttgttatttaattggCAAATGTACAGATTTAATTGAAATGGCTTTTACGGAAAATTGAAGGAGGTGTGCTGAGAGACATAAGCCATTACATTTTATGCGACAATTGTACTATAAAGTCTTAACGATATTGTGACACGTCAACTCGAGAAATACACAAAAGGCACATACGCTGCTTTCAAGATGTAAAGATAGCAACGAAAATATTggtaacttttattttttagagAAAGAGCTGGAAGAGCTATTAGGCAAATATTATGTGTATTATGGCACACTCGTCAAAATTAAGCAAATCAAACTCTGACGATAGCAGAGGCGTATCCAGGAAGGAGGTGGGGGAGGGGttctaaaatttctaattgccaaattAGACCATTATAGCGGGCGGGCCTGGATGGAGGCCGGAAAACGTGGGTTACGGAAGAGGGAGGGGGGGGGCAACAGGACTTAAATAGGACTcctttatgttgttgtttttgtcaTTGCCGGCCATAAATATTCTCATGAAAAATCCTTAATCAAATCTGAAGTCATCGCAAACGAAGTTTTCCAACATGACTAAATTATAGCATCAATCGTGCCATGGCACAAACATGACGATAGAAAGATAATGATGTTTGGCGGAAATTCTAGATTAGGCGTCGGCTGGGTAAATACATTAACCAACTCAAAACAGATCAGATTTTTATGATTGTACAGCTATTCAACGAAGCAGATCCTTCCGTCTTTTTTACCTGAAAGTTGTGTGTATTGAATATATTGGCTGCACGATTTCAAAAATACTTTCCGATTAAAAAGTAGCCGAGTGTTGAAGCGCTTAATTAAAGATAAAGATAAACTCAGAGATATACTCAGAGCAAATTTTTGCAAACGAAAACTCATATCAATATATACCTTTCTAACCCTTGCTAGAAGTTAACTTTCTAGGGCGTTACCATGCAAAAATTTGAACGATTGATCACGAGCATTTTCATTATCATATGCCAGAATGTAAATTAGGACAACAAGCATTAAAAGCCTGGTAATTCGTTAACATCAATCAAACCAGAAATCACATGTTGTCAAAATTTAGTCGATGGTTGGTACGATTATACAATGAATAaattatgcaataaattatatgaTTAATTACCATCGCAAACTCTAAGTAGGAGTTGTACCATGGTTATGCATGAAACTTTCACTATCACAACGTAAAATAAAAGAAGTTAACAAACAATTTTCAGAGTTAGAAACCAAAGGTTCTTCACGCGAATAGGCACTTTACCCACACCTGGTCACCCACATCCACCATTGATTCCGAAAAGTTAGACGGCCAATTTGTGTCTACTCAGGTTAAAGGAGTACATTTTGAATTTACAATCTTTTTCGATGGAATTTTGTAACTGGCATTCTCTTCCGTATACTTTCAATTACATTTATACGACAAAAcatcattaaaaaaaacattccgACATGTAATTGATTTTAGAAGATACGGAATCGACGATTATCAGATGAAATAGGAGGCACGTTGTCGTATCGTGTTtagacaaaacaaattttagACGCAAAACGTGCCCTATAGCAGAGATTTATTTTACCCtattcaaaatttgatatgagaaagtatttgtattgcatacatATTTGACTGAATTTTAAAGTTTGCAATTATTCCactattcaaataaaaacaCGAATTTTTTTATCCCATTCCAACTTTTGGGGTTTGTCTGTTTCCAATGAACAATACCTAGTGACACTTAGagattcaacaaaaaaatttgggacTCTACTATTTACCTTACGACTGTCGCGCTTTTGTGAATTTACGAAATTTTCAATACATaatgtaaatttaatatactAAGATAGCTTCCTATTACTTATCGCCATAATTGCTTCCCTGCTGCTCCTTGTCAAATTCTGATTTGCTATTAACGCTACATTGTGCTTTATCCTCTTGgatttgtataaaataaatcGATTGCCCGTTATCGGCGTATTTAGATTAATGACTCAATAGCTATTAAATTGAAGTGAACAATTCGTTATCCGCGTGCTATAAATTAACGTTGAGTGTTAGCAGACATAAATGTGATTATTTGCGAATTATCACAGCTACGTTTAAGCCAATTCAATGGCTGTGAAATAAATTTAGATATCCCATATCTTTAAAGTTTTTGGCGTTACGTGAACCGCTTTTGacctttttatttatatacaaaatGTTACATGTAACTGAGAAGACATAAAGACTGAATCATACAAATTTGTATACGAAGAAATCGATCAAAATGGCTTATACCCTTAATATTATACACGTAGAACAATGTTTCTCCAAACTGGCGAACTGCGTGCATGTACGAACTTGCGAAAAAATACACCATCTCATCGTGTATTATGACTACATAAAGTATATTGTAACATATTTAACCAAAATGGGTTAGATTGTAAATTGTAACGCAATATTTAGTTTTGTCGAAACATACAGCAAAGCGAAATTCAGCCAAAACCCGGGTAGTTTTCAACAAGTAGCAGCAGAATTACCAACTTTCTCATTAGATTGCAAGAAGTTACTGAACACCTCTGGCGCAAACTATTAAGTCCTGGTCATTACTGACGATTGGCATCCTCATACAATTCTCAAATAATCAGCAGACCGAAGCGTAATCTCTTGAGATTTCTGACCTGATAAAAATAATGCAGTTATACCTAGGCTGGCTAAAGTCAATCAAGTATACTGAACGATGCTTCACATTTCTGGCGCCATGCCGTGAGTACCATCAACATTTAATTGTTTTCAAGTTTCAGCCCAATGGCGACATCTATTGACTATTGAATAAGATCGCGTTCGTGTCAAGTTTATGGCGCATCAACTGAAAGAAGTTTGCGACACGAGGATGAGAAATAGCAGACACATTCTTTGAACTGAGTTATTCAAAGTCATCGCATAATATACTGATCGAAATGCAGAAAGAAAGTTCACTTTCGAATATGAAAATCCATTAGAAGAAGATGATCTCGTCACATATATACGAAGTCGCATTATTCTTTGTACTGGTAGCAACTTCGGCGACGTAAGGTAAGCGTTACATGGcacaattaaatttagtttttaagAAAATCTGCATATTTTGTGATGCAATCAAGATGCTGCAACGAGTTTAACGATTTTTACTTTTGATCCTTTTAATTCATACATTTTGCTCAATTTTATGAGCTGATGACGATACATGGTATGCGCCGCAGAGTAGTAATTATAAGAGGACAAAGGGCAATGGTAACGGTATGCAAACTACAGGAAATAGGAGGTGATAATGGAATAGTAGACTACGATTACTGTTACATTTTCGTCATCAAATACAAGTATCATAGCAGCATTTTTGTAGAAAAGTTGCGATTTATGCCGAATAATATTTCACGTATAATTTCActtcaaaacaataaatatgaATGCGATTgctaattgaaaaaaaaaaagatttcaatgGCATGTATTCGAAATTTGGCACGATTTTATATGAATTACTTTTCTGCACCCAAGCGAGTCATTGTTTTGACGTAACGTGCTACAAATGAATGACATTCAAAAAATGCACCTGTTTATTCCCATATGTGATTATAACCTTGGTAGAGAACAAATCCAATTGAATGGATCGGGCGCAGCACGTGAATATTACTAAATATTCCTTTCATATGACGTATGCAATACAGTGCGGTGAGGTAGCTTAAGACGAATCCACGCCAAAGACTAATAGGAAACCGTCCAGTATTAATATTGAAGTTAAGATTTTGAGTTGTCAATTTTGGTTTCAATTACACAGAAAACCAAAGAATGTAACTTATATTCGATACCAATACGAGTATGCATTGAAATAGGAAACCTGATTAAAACTGGAAATGTATGGAATTCTTCGCGTTGTTCACAACACGAGTACCGCTTTGAAAGATATTGGTAAGAGGATATGTTTTTATTGGATAttaaattttgtcgagaagaaACACGTGGAATTGCTTAGACTGCAAAAAGTGTAACAGTTTAAAAATATCAGGCTACTTTAGTTCAGAGACCTATGTTAGTTAGATAGGGATATGTCGGAAGCATCTCACATCTCtcgcacatgcaaaatttgcgTATTTTGGTACAGGGAGTCAGAGTCAGCCCCTTTGCCAATAAAGTGCTAATTGCTTTTTCATATATCCGGTGTTTTAAAGTACCACTCTTTAACACGTTGGGTCGGGAACTTTCACTGTAAGGTTAAATTCGAAAGAAAAAAACAGACTTTTCAGATAGATTTTAGTCTGCGGAAACTGGTTTGAGACACAGAAACAACTAAATGTTTGGAAGATGTTAAAAATACCATTGGTTGATATGAGTCATAGGCGTAGACTATTACGTGATTCCCAAATATATCAGCAACTCCATAAATCCTCAGAATTATAACGGGTAATATTTCAACAAGCACGTATTCCAAGATTCAGACAAATGCATACTGGATCTAGCGTGATCAAAATGGAGTATACTTAATTCAACTGACCGTGGTGTTGAACACTCACTCCATAGTTGAAAAATTCAATCGATGACCAGAATTAAACCGCGCTTGTACAACCGAAAATTTTTCACCGAGTGACGTTATGTATTCCAGACTAAGACGCCGACGTAAATCACACATGCCGTGAGCGTTTGGAATTTACTTTGTCGGGGAATGGACCTTATGCTGTTGCTCAAGATGTATTCCAGTCGTATACGCCCTGCGGTATACACATCAAAGCGATGGATGACACTTCGGATGAACTATTAATTAAATCACGGAGCCATTGCGGatgctttttttcttttttcttatcaagttaaaaaaaagtttaataattGATTAGTCGCGCACTTGAAATATTGTGTGCGAAAGCCGTCTCTAAAGGAACCCAGTGATTACGTTGAATCAATGtgaaatttatgtaatttttacaatttaatCTAAGTGACAGGCCTTAGTATTCATGCCGCAATTATTTTAGTTGTCAAAACAAATTCTCCGGCATGTGGCGGTTGGCAAGGAAGTGGTTGGCAATCTTCAAACTACACTGTCTATTAGGGGAGAACGATGACAAATGCATTTTAGCGGCAACCCATTAAAAATAGAATGATTAGGTCAGACACTTGGACGACATACCTTTTTGTCATAGGCAGTCAAACTGTGAGCATTCGCATGTAGCTCGCATTCACCGATCGGAAGTTTTGAAGAAGTCAGAGTTTAATATTTTGGCGTGGTTTACATTTGAAAGTACAGTTACTAAATTAAGACGAAGTCAGTTCAGGACAGGATAATTTTCCGTTGCATATAGTACAGTgaggtattaattaataataatattttatgtatatttttaataatatatatattcacagagttgccatatatatatatatatatataacttgatGCATTAAATAGTACACAATGTATTATATCAGAGCAGCATATGTGATATCTTTTTGCATACTCCTGTCTGGAAGAGTAAATGCACAAGACGAATATACGAGGTAAGATTTGGAACTCAATTAttgttaaaacattttgaaatgtGTTTTCTTTTTCCCGTAAAGCATAATGTACCCCTAATAGAGTTTCTAGTACAGTTTGATGCCTAGGTAGAATAATATCAGAAAGAGTAAGACAAGCTTGAAGGGCATTTATGAAGTGCTTTGCTTGTTTGCACCGAAAACCGCGTCATGCAAGAATCCATTCAATATTATTAATGCTATGGCTTTGCTTCTCCCCGTGGGGAAAGGAGATGATCATTGTACAGCTCGGGATTGCAACTTGAAATTTCCATTTTGCGACGTCCATATATTTACGCTAACACGTTAGCCATTTTAAGTGGTGATAgctttgaaattgaattaattgGGGAATGGTAATATTGAAATTACTAGTTTTGGGCATtcagtattttcaatttataatcaGCAACTATCAttgtgaatatttatttttacagtgTATTCCAAGAATGCAACCAAACAATTAGAGAAGGCCAAGGTGTGATAATGAGTCCGGACTTCACAACAGTTTATCCAAACAATTTACATTGCGAATGGAATATAGAAGTTGAAGAAGATCGAATTGTAACATTTACATTCGGGTAAGATCGAGTTACcttcgatttttttaaaaattgctgGAAGGTTTGATGTATGATACGTAAATATTTAGgtctaattttatttatttattcgttGTTACTACTCATTTATTTACTCAATTAAATTAAGAAAACCCAAACattcattaaaaattaataaataaaatggaatAAACATCActatattttacaataattttgaaaaatggcTAATATACCAAAACTATCTTGCTAAATGTACATTACTTACATTATGTACAAATGTGTATTACACTATTCAATACCCCTACTTCATTGAACGTAATTTATTGACGGGAAAAAATAATCGAAAGatgaaaaacaatttaaaattaaaaccgATTTTGTTggcttaaatatatttaaaaatagacgacctagcataaatatatttcaaaacaatgaaaacagaATTGAATTAATCGTTTAGATTTACATAGAATGCACTTTTAAAATCAGTAATCCAAACCGACTTGGAATTATGGCTTGTTGCTTCTTGCACGATATTATGGACATATTTCAAACGGTCGTCAACAGAAAGAAGCAAACGCACATCGCATTACGATCATCTGCTACGTTCTTGAAAAATTAACGTTGCGTATAAAATAAGTTAATATATTTGTTCTCGcgtattttaatttgaaagtgaaatcattttttgaaaatgtgcAAGTGAGTATACTCGCTTGAAACAGATTATAGCCTTGCTTTAAATATTAGCAATGTTTCCGTCACTCTTGGGATTTGGTCGAGTTCGCCGGTAACGATCAAAGAGTTTCTGTGGTAAAAGTTATATGAAAATACCACTAATGGATGTAGGGTTGCCCGTAATATCACGTCCATAGTATTGATCGGGTTCCCTAATGGACGAAGTTCACGTCATTGAAATAAGATTGCATGCCTGGAATGTTTAGCCCGATATGACTAAGTAAGACATATCACAACTGTCAAGCTGTATAGATATGGTTGCTGTGCGGGTAATATTAATATATGCAATACACAAGAATAATCAATGAcgagttatttattttttgaaagcaATTTGGAAGGAAACATTTGGCAATggaatatagaaatatattccaAAGTTCATTAACTGAATGTGAATTTCTCGAAATTCAAAGTTATtcgtaaaattataaatatgattCGTGTTATTATGATTCTCCTTCactcaaataattttcaaaatatttgtatttacgAAGGTATTTTGACGTAGAAAAGAGTCTGAACTGCAAATTTGACAGAGTTTCCATATATAATGGGCCGACTGTCGATCATCCTATGTTGGGCAAATTTTGCGGACCATTTCGACCAGGACAACAAATATCAACTTCTAATAAAATGCTAATATCAATGGACAGTGATGCTAGTACAGGAAGGAAAGGATTTTATGGCTTTTTTGTGTCTGCTGTTCCAGAATTGGCAAGTAAGTTTAAATTTCTTTACTTTATTTCCGGACACGATTTTACTTACTGGCAATATTTCGAATCGTCGTCACCATCGGTCACGAGAAATAAAATTCGAAAGTTTAATGTAATAGTAAATGGAGACGAATATACCTTGGTCGACATTTCGTCATATTGCTCATAATTTATCTCATCTAaacaatttttgacaaaaatattattcttcgAGCGGTAGTTGAAACAAGAAGAATATCATCTACTGATAAACAAATTCTAACAATCATGACACAACTGCCATATTAGGAGTTGCAGAAGGGAAGTAggctactttatttttttttattatttttgaagtccTAGGCTGCTGTGTCCGGTATTTATCGCAAAATTTTCTGCTTTAATTTAATTCATGGAATACCTTTTTAGACATTTGACCTtagtatccatatatttgagcatcctTTTCTTGTATAACTACTGCTGACCTCTTTCATGAGGCAACCAAAAATGTCACCAAATAGTATCAATTGAATAATACTTACATGTTTTTAGCTGAAGGTTCCTGTGGTGGACTTCTAAAAGGTGCAGAAGGTTCATTTCACAGTCCGAACTATCCCAAATCAAACTACCCAGGTCCGGTCACTTGTTCTTGGCATATTCGAGTGGATGAAGACAAAATCGTGCTTATGTCAATTGATGATTTTGACATTGAGAAGTCAATTGGGTGCAAATATGATGCACTTGTGATCTATGGAGGCTGGTCTCATTCAGAGAAAACCAAGTGagtaaattaaattaccaatTAACTTTATGATTGTATATATTAGGGAATATCTGTTATTTATTGGAGACGAAGTGGacttatggatttttttttcttgttgttgtggaaaaaatcgcctttctcattaaatactggaccaattgctttggaactTTTTgtagttaaagattgttgttgtcgctaggaaggtattgcttttatttatcaaatacaaataaaatattacaaccTTGAACTACTGTAAATTTGATTGGTTGGTTCAGTAGGTAATGATGAAggcgattttttcaaaacaacagaaaaaaaatactaacaagcATAAGAAGTTAAGAACAACAacacaatgacaaaacaatcaataggttcataataaaaattactttgGCGGTTCCGCGACCGCAACCGGTATTGTGAAATACAGTTTAGATTTTAGACTCCGAtaatttggtatttcaattcacgttgagactggaagCATCATCATCGTCACAGGTCCTGGAAAAGCGAGGACAGTCCGGGTACCGGTCCCCTGATACAGGTAATGGTAAGTTACTGTGCCTGCTCCATACCTCCAGCTTCGTTCAGGATATGATCTTTGAGAGAATCGTGGgtgaaaataaattgttttggctttcgtgtccttatatttgagcatcgctctcttgttcgTATTGCGTAATATCACTAATATTCCGCCGTTATGAAATTTTGTGGCCTTGTTTTTGCACTATGCTATAATAATATCTATTTTCAGATTCATTGGAAGATTCTGTGGTGGCTCAGACGACATTCCATCAAGAATAACATCACCAGGAAACGAGTTGTTTGTCACTTTCGTTTCGGACACAAGTGGATTTGCAACTGGGTTCTCTGCTAGTTATGGGGCCAAAAAGAGACTGAAATCGAATACTGGTGAGTTTTTTCTCACCTCCCAGACTAActcaattcatttatttatatatatatatatatcaacaattTACTGCGCTCCAGATTTaggtgtaccaatatagaggacagaggtaactaattttgttcgcctactttacatcaagttgtgtaagggtACGGAAGCCTATGgtaagggggtatattcacttatcTAACACAAGCAGTccgcgaactcgtaatagaattaaataggaaaaatcggaataaaattatcgcttaaccataacctggtatacatactacgaaAGTACCCAATTTTCAATACATTCTCAGAAACAAGAACTACTACAACTACTTCATCTACAACTTCAACAACTGTGTCTACAACTTCGACTATGAAACCTACTACAACGCCGATTATAACAACCACAAGCGCCGCTTTCGAGTGTCCAGTAAGCTGCCCACCCAAGATCAAAACGAAGGCGCGCATTTGTTCAGCAAACTACGGTATGTGTCTTTAGTGGAGTTTAAAGTTAACCACACATTACTGGTATCAAGCATGCGAATTTTCAACTGCAATTCATAAGTAATTAACATTACACGGTCGGCGGTGACTTATCTTTCAAATCTTAGTCAGTGTCGTGTGCAGTGTCAGTGATTCAGTTACAAAACTGATGGCTGCTCGGTCTTCGATGAAAAGCACAAAAACGAGAATAAAGCTGGAAATTTTTCGTGTTTTAGCCCCTGGaagaatattgtttttttcattcACATAGCAGTGCGACAATTTCTCTTGAGTGTTTTGGGCTACCGTTACGTTTTAAACATTTCATGGATAAATGGAactaatattattcaaattttacagTTGTCGTGGTTCGTCTGAATGACAATACCCTGCGCACCCAGAACATTGCTACCATCGATTTGATAAAACCTTTCAAGCAAGGATCGTTGCCTTCTGTATCAAGCACGCAAATAAGAATCGCCTGTCGCCGATGTTCAAAGATATTCAAAAAGGGATCTTACGTGATCGCCGGTGATACCATTACTGATGAAGGAATAGAAATTCGCCCGGAAGATCTAGTCATTAAACACAAGCAACGAAAGCATACCAAGCAGATACCGAAACTTCTCAAGA
The sequence above is a segment of the Styela clava chromosome 7, kaStyClav1.hap1.2, whole genome shotgun sequence genome. Coding sequences within it:
- the LOC120328888 gene encoding procollagen C-endopeptidase enhancer 2-like, with product MYYIRAAYVISFCILLSGRVNAQDEYTSVFQECNQTIREGQGVIMSPDFTTVYPNNLHCEWNIEVEEDRIVTFTFGYFDVEKSLNCKFDRVSIYNGPTVDHPMLGKFCGPFRPGQQISTSNKMLISMDSDASTGRKGFYGFFVSAVPELATEGSCGGLLKGAEGSFHSPNYPKSNYPGPVTCSWHIRVDEDKIVLMSIDDFDIEKSIGCKYDALVIYGGWSHSEKTKFIGRFCGGSDDIPSRITSPGNELFVTFVSDTSGFATGFSASYGAKKRLKSNTETRTTTTTSSTTSTTVSTTSTMKPTTTPIITTTSAAFECPVSCPPKIKTKARICSANYVVVVRLNDNTLRTQNIATIDLIKPFKQGSLPSVSSTQIRIACRRCSKIFKKGSYVIAGDTITDEGIEIRPEDLVIKHKQRKHTKQIPKLLKKCRKTKRRKGKRSSPQKRGKRTKENKQ